From the Alternaria dauci strain A2016 chromosome 2, whole genome shotgun sequence genome, one window contains:
- a CDS encoding mitochondrial 54S ribosomal protein bL27m, which yields MLLPRIFAPVRASLATSTTFIAPSTRVLDALRVANGTSAPTPVLSFVRHSAHQAQGRANGAKDGPGKRLGAKKSGGEYVIPGNIIFRQRGTAWFPGENCKFGRDHCIFATESGYVRYYRDPRKHPKRQYIGVALEKDHTLPYPPNAARRRRLNMLAVPITSPTNPSADAVVISDLQVGDGTGSPSNVRETPREATRKGLTLTKGKGYAYREANWQIGRAAERAGVQVKEFVPGDRWTAWRKRSTRIQANMERKRLRTAGKKASKPKARKARA from the exons ATGCTGCTCCCACGGATATTTGCGCCTGTCCGCGCATCGTTGGCGACATCTACGACTTTCATCGCCCCCTCTACCCGTGTTCTCGATGCTCTCCGCGTAGCCAATGGCACCTCGGCCCCTACCCCGGTCCTCTCCTTCGTAAGACACTCAGCGCATCAGGCCCAAGGACGAGCCAACGGAGCAAAGGACGGGCCTGGCAAACGGTTAGGAGCCAAGAAGAGTGGAG GAGAGTATGTCATCCCAGGAAACATCATCTTCCGCCAACGAGGCACAGCGTGGTTTCCCGGCGAGAACTGCAAATTTGGCCGCGATCACTGCATCTTTGCTACGGAGTCTGGTTACGTACGATACTACCGTGATCCGAGGAAACACCCAAAGAGACAGTACATTGGCGTTGCCCTCGAGAAAGACCACACGCTTCCATACCCACCAAACGCGGCGAGGCGGAGACGACTAAACATGCTCGCCGTCCCCATCACATCACCCACAAACCCGTCTGCCGATGCAGTCGTCATATCCGATCTACAAGTCGGCGACGGCACAGGCAGCCCGAGCAACGTCCGCGAGACCCCGCGCGAAGCGACAAGGAAGGGACTGACCTTGACCAAGGGCAAGGGATATGCGTACCGTGAGGCCAACTGGCAGATTGGACGGGCGGCAGAGAGAGCGGGTGTACAGGTCAAGGAATTTGTGCCTGGCGACCGATGGACGGCGTGGCGGAAGAGGAGCACAAGGATCCAGGCGAACATGGAGAGGAAGAGACTCAGAACTGCGGGCAAGAAGGCCAGCAAGCCCAAGGCGAGGAAGGCGAGGGCTTAA